Sequence from the Pedobacter sp. D749 genome:
GGTTATTTATTTCGTGGTAATGTTTGTGATCAGCTTCTTTGCTGGCAAATATTTTGGTGCAGATTATAGCAAAAGCACCGCTATTGCATTTACGGCTACAGGCAATAATTTTGAGCTGGCAATTGCTGTGGCCATTGGTGTATTTGGAATTCATTCTGGACAGGCTTTTGCTGGGGTAATCGGTCCGTTGGTTGAAGTACCAGCTTTGATTGCGTTGGTTAACGTGGCAAAGTGGTTTAGGAGAAGATATTTTGAATTATAAGATATAATCGTCATCTCGACTGAAACGCATTGAAATAGAAAGATCTATCCAGACAGATTTCTCGACTTCGCTGCGCTTCGCTCGAAATGACGACTATTTTATGTTCATACTAAGCTCCAACCTCGTCAAAATTGGTGGCAGTAGCCAGATATTTCCAATTCGCCATATCCCTTTGTACATCTGCAATTTTTGCATCAGCTACCTGATAAGCATCAGAGCCTAAGAATAAATGAAGCGGTGGATTTTCACTTTTTGCAGCTTCAATAATCACCTTAACTGCTTTGGCCGGATCGCCTGGCTGTTGATTATTGATGTCGTTTTGATGTGCCGCTTGCGAGTCACGTACCTCTTTATAAGCATCAATTGGCGAACCTGGTACTGCTAACGATCCTTCTGTAAGAAACGCTGTTCTGAAATAGCCCGGCTCTACAACTGTTGCTTTGATACCTAGTGATTTTACTTCAGCCGCTAATGACTCCGTAAAGCCAACTACTGCAAATTTTGTGGCACAGTAGATTCCGAAGCCAGGGAAATTCCCAGAAAATCCACCAATAGAGGAAATATTGAAAATATGACCCGATTGTTGTTTCCGCAATTGAGGAAGCACCTTCCTTATTACATTTAACGAACCAAAAACATTTACATCGAAGTTTTGGCGCGATTCTTTATCGCTTAACTCTTCCAACGCACCAAGCATGCCATAGCCTGCATTGTTTACCACAACATCTACCTGACCAAATTTACTAATTGTTTGACTCACTGCAGTCTCTACACTTTCTTCATTGATTAAATCAACACTTAAAGGTAAAAAGTTTTCTTGTTCACCAACTGCGTTGATTAAATCGTTTAAATTTCTTGAAGTTGCGGCCACATTAATGCCGTTTTTTAATAATGTTTTTACTAGGGTTAATCCCAGACCTTTGGACGCGCCTGTTACAAACCAAACTTTTTGATTTTCCATGATATTTTTTTTTAGAATGAAATGAATTGATAAAGCTGTATCATAAAATAACACTGTCATCCTGAGCCTGTCGAAGTACATCCCATAAAACTTTTTAAGGCGTTTCGACAGGCTCAACGTGACAAATTCTAGTGAAATTAGGTTTATGATACAACCTCTTTTTTGATTGCTAAATCGCCATTAGCTAATGATTAATTGTCAAAATCTGTCGAAATCGTGATGGCTTTCCAGTCTTTGAACTCTTTTGTTAAAGTCTCTATCTTCGTGTTTGCCCTTTGAAAAGCATCATTTCCCAATAGTAAATGTATCGGTGGATTAGGCATACTGGCCAGCGAGATCATGGCTGCAGCAGCTTTTTCCGGATCTCCAACCTGTTGGCCATCCATTTTTAAATATTTGGAATGGATGGCCCGCACTTCTTCATATTCGGCAATTGGATTTGCTGCCAACATCAACGAATCAGCGGTTAAGAAACTGGTTCTGAATGCGCCAGGAGCCACAACAGTTACTTTTATACCAAATTCTTTAAGGTCTTCGGCCGATACTTCTGATAATGCAATCACAGCCGATTTTGCTGCTGCATATACTGCCCAGCCGGTTGCGCCAGCAATACCTGCAATTGATGCGATATTAATGATATGCCCCGAATGTTGTGCCCTTAAATAAGGTGAGGCTTTTCTGATGACATTTAATGTTCCGAAAACATTTACATCAAAACTGTTGCGCGTTTCTGAATCACTCAATTCTTCAATACTGCCTCCGATGCCGTAACCTGCATTATTAATCAAAACATCTATTCTTTCGAATTTTGCAATGGTCGCTTTTATTGCGTCCTCCACACTTTGTTCGTCGGCCAGGTTAACAGCCAGTGGAAGGAATTTTCCCGTATCTGCATTTACAGCTTTTTTAAGTTCATCAATATTCCTTGAAGTAGCCGCAACAGATTGGCCAGCTTTCAGCAATTGATTTACCAAACTTAATCCTAAGCCTTTTGAAGCTCCGGTAATAAACCAAACTTTTTTCATGCCCATAATTTTCTTTTTTTTCTTAACACAAAATTACAGTACAAATGGCTTCAGCTTATTACGTTAATCAAACTTATGATTACGAAATTCAAACAATCCGATAAGAAGTAGGGGTATGGTTGGTCAGTTTTTTAAAAAAGTTGTTAAAATGGGTAGGTTCCTCAAATCCCAGGCAATAACCTATTTCTGATATATTCCAGTCCGTATGCTTCAGTAAAGCCTTTGCTTCACTCAATAAACGATCTGTAATATAGTTTGTGGTGGTTTTACCAGTAGTTTCTTTAATGGCCCGGTTTAAATGGTTTACATGTACCGAAAGTTGTGCGGCATAATCTTTGGCCGAGCGCATGGTAAGCCTTTGCGTGGTAGTTTCAATCGGAAACTGGCGTTCCAGCAGCTCTGTAAATACAGAAGTAATCCTGGTATTGGCGTCGGTATGCTTGAATAAACTTTCTGATGGCTGAGTTTTTAGAGCAAAGTGGGTAATTTCAGTAATGTAATTCCTAAGGAGATCGTACTTATACACATAATCGGTGTTGATTTCATCAAACATTTTACCGAAGATAGCCTCTATCTGTTTGTCCTGCTGCTCATTTAAAAAATATGCAGGTTTTCCCCCAGGCGTAAACATGGGCAGATCACCAATGTTTCCACGGATCTTTTCCTTAAAAAAAGCTTCAGTGAAAATGCAGAAATAACCCGTTACTTCACTTTTATTGCCAGTGGCGAGTTCCCAGGTATAAGGTACCAACGGATTAAAAAAAATGAGTGCAGTGCCATTAATTTCGATACTCTTATCGGCATAATGGTATACATTATGACCACGGGTAAGGCAGATCTTATAATAATCCCTTCGGTTATAACTCATCGGTTTTGAGTCGTCCCTTAAACAATCTTCCAGTTTAAAAACGTTAAAGTGTCCAACACCGTTTTGTAAATTATCGGGCAGGAAACTAAATTTATTCTGATAAAAGTCTTCAATGCTTTCTGGTTTGTTCATAAATCAAAGTTACAAAATTCAAACGTAAAACAAATAATGCACTTTTTCTTTAGTATACATTAATTGATAATAGCTTCATGCGAAAAGGAGATTCTGGTGATAAAACAATTTGGAATTAATATACCGATTGGTATATATTTGCATCGTCAATTCAGAACAATATGACCAAAGCAGAAAAAACGAGAAATTTCATTGTAGAGAAAACCGCGCCGATTTTTAATATGAAAGGTTATGCAGGTACTTCTTTAAATGATATCACTGCTGCTACAGGCTTAACTAAGGGGAGCATTTATGGCAACTTCGCCAATAAGGATGAAGTGGCCTTAGCAGCTTTTGATTATAACCTGAAAAATGTTTCATCAACGATAGACGTTGAAATGAATAGGCAGAGTAGCATAAAGGATAAACTTTTAGTATACATTAGTATTTATCAAAAATTTATGGATGGCTCACTATCAGAAGGAGGTTGCCCGGTTTTGAATACTGCAATTGATGCTGACGATACCCACCCCGAATTGCGGGGAAGAGTACTAAAAGCTGTTTTAGATTGGAAAAACAAAATTTCCAAACTGGTTGAAGCCGGCATTGCCAGTAAAGAGATCAATCCAGATCAAAATCCTAAACAGATTGCTTTAACCATTATCGCAATGGTAGAAGGGGGCATAATGATTTCGAAGCTGACCTCAAAAACAGAATATTGGAACCTCATTATGGGCTCACTAAAAAAATATGTTGAAAGCCTCGGCTAAAAATTTTTAACTAAAAATATACCGATTGGTATTTTACAGAGTAAATAACTAGAATAATAACTTGGGAATATCCCATTAGAGGAGCAAAGGAAGCGCTACAGATGAACGGTATTGATTATCTGAAGCCATGAGCGGTCATAAATTTCCGCTGACTCATGCCCTGAGTACTTGTTTAATCTTAAAATTTTAAAAAAAAATATAAAAATGAAAACTTCACAAAATACCGTTTTATTGATCGGCGGAACAGCTGGCATCGGTTTAGAAATCGCAAAACAATTAACAGCTTTGGATAACCACGTAATTATTACCGGCAGAAACCAGGAAAGGCTGGATGCAGCTGCTGCATCATTACAAAATGTAACTACTATTCTTTCTGATGTGAGCAAAGCTGAAGATGTGGATCAATTGGTAACCCGAATCAAAGCAGAATTTCCTCAATTGAATATTGTGATCAATAACGCTGGAAGAGCATTGCTTTACAATTTAGCCGATCTAAAGCAGGATGCTTTTGCTCACGCAGAAGATGAAATGTTAACCAATTACCTGTCCATCATCAGGATTAATCAAAAGTTATTACCTGTGCTAAAACAGCAAGAAACTTCAGCTATTGTAAACGTTTCATCTATCGTAGCGTACGTTCCAGGGATCACTCTACCCACTTATGCAGCAAGTAAAGCAGCACTACATTCTTACAGCACTTCGTTAAGATTGAGTTTAGAAGAGACCTCCGTAAAAGTATTCGAATTAATGCCACCATTGGTTGATACCGAATTTTCAAAAGAAATAGGAGGACATAACGGAATTAAACCTTCGGTTGTAGCCGATGAGCTTTTGGCCGCTTTAGCTAATGATGAATTTGAAATTAGGGTAGGTGATACGGCTAAAATTTATGAACTGTTCAGGCAGTCGCCAGTTGATGCTTTAAATGTGATGAATGCAGATAGAAAAGCCTGGATCGATTCTGTTGAGCAATAAAATGATATAGCAGGAAAGCAAAAGAAATTGTTGTTTCCATTTAGATGACTGTTTTGAATATAGGAATTGTTACTTTCGCGCCATTAAGTGTAAATCCTGTGTTTACTCAATCTTAATGAAACGATAGGGCCTTTGTAGCTATTCCTGCTATATTAAAATACCTTTTGGATAGTTAACGGTTGATTTTATCCAGGGGAATTGACTAAAAAACAATAAAATGAAAAGAGTAGTAGTAACAGGTTTAGGTGCGATAACCCCGCTTGGCAATACTGTTGAGCAATTTTGGCAACAAATATTAGCTGGAAAAAGTGGCATTGGCCCAATTACAAAATTTGATTCGAGTAAATTTAAAACGCAATTTGCAGGTGAAGTAAAAGATTTTAATCCTGAAGAATACCTGGAGAAAAAAGAGATTAAAAAGTACGACCTTTTTACGCAATATGCTATCGGCTCGAGTGATCAGGCGATAAAAGATGCCGGATTGGATTTTAGTACCATGAATGATGGGCAATTGGCAGAAGTTGGGGTAATCTGGGCAACCGGAAACGGTGGTATCGGTACTTTTGAATCGCAGTTGGAAGAATTTCATGCCGGAGATGGAACACCGAGGTTTAACCCTTATTTTATCCCGAAAATGATCGTTGATATTGCTGCCGGCGCCATTTCTATCCGTCATAAATTACGTGGACCAAATTATTGTACAGTATCGGCTTGTGCATCGTCTAATACCGCCATTATTAATGCTTTTGATACCATTCGTTTAGGTAAAGCAAACGTAATGATCGCAGGTGGTTCTGAAGCAGCCTTAACCAAATCATCTGTGGGTGGATTTAATGCCGCCCAGGCGCTATCAAAAAATAACGACGATCCTCAGGGGGCTTCTAAACCTTTTGATAAAGATAGAGATGGTTTTGTGATGAGTGAAGGCGCAGGTGCTTTGGTTTTAGAAGAGCTGGAACATGCTTTACTGCGTGGTGCACATATTTATGCCGAGATTGTTGGTGGCGGAATGGCCGCTGATGCCTATCACTTAACCGGAACACCTCCAGATGGAATCGGTGCGGCCCTGGGTATGACTAAAGCTTTGAAAGATGCCGGAATTACTGCCGATAAAATCGATTATATTAATGCGCATGCTACTTCAACAGGATTGGGTGATTTGAGTGAGCTGCAGGCAATTAACACTGTTTTTAAAGGATTGCCGGTTGTGATTGGCGCAACAAAATCGATGACAGGTCATTTACTTGGAGCAGCAGGAGCGGTAGAAAGTGTAATCAGTATTTTATCAATCAGAGATAATGTGGTGCCACCTACCATTAATACTAAAAACCTGGATGAAAACATTCCAAAAGGATTGAATTTCGTGCTAGGAGAAAGTATTAAAAAAGAGATTAACTACGTTTTAAATAACACTTTTGGTTTCGGCGGACATACCGCCAGTACTATTTTTAAAAAGTATGAGGCTTAATTGATTTTATTATTCCCAGCTTAATTATGGATTTTATAAAGTGTTTGGTTAATCGCCAGGCACTTTTTTTATGGCCGTAGTTTTTCCTGCCATCATTTTCTCTGTCATTCTGAACGCAGTGAAGAATCTTTTAATAATAGAAAGTTTTCTGTCAGTGCTTTTCCAAAGTTGCAACAAAGGAATGCAGAGATTCTTCGTTATACTCAGAATGACAAAATCCTCTATACTCGTCACACTAGTTTTTAATAGTTTTGCCACGGAAACACAGAAGCACGGAAACTTAATTTGTCATGGGTCTTCGACTACACTCTATACTGGTCTTAGCGTCTCGCTAAGACATTAGTTTTTTGCCACGGAGACACGGAAAATTAATTTGCAAGGGTCTTCGACCAGGCTCAGAAAACCTACTTATCCATCAACAAATTAACCAACTCTTTTAATTCTTCAATTTCCAGTTCTAATTTTTCTATTCTGTTTTCCAGTTCAGTAGGATCAAACTGCGATGCTGCCATAGTTTCAGTTTCCGTTTCGATAGGGGTTTCAGCTTGTTCGCCTAAAAGATGAACAAAACGAGCTTCCTTCTGACCAGCCTTCCTGGGCAGTTGTTTTACAAAGGCAGGTTCTTCATCTGATAATTTTTGAAGCTGTTCTAAAACTTCTTCTATACTTTCAAATTCATATAATCTTCCCGAATTGCTATTAATTTCGCCTGGTGTTAACGGTCCGCGTAAAAGTAAAAGACAGATTATAGCCAACTCCGAAGGTAATAAAGGATAAACAATGGCTAAATTATGTTTGTATTTAGTTGCGCGGCTTGAACCACCTGTAGCAGTGGATATTAAACCTTTTATTTTAAGTTGGTTTAACGTTAAAGTTATGGTCTCCTCATCGTAATTTACCACAGGATTTCTCGAACTTTTTTGGTTACATGCAGCCGTTAAACTATTTAAAGTCATTGGGTAATAATCGGGCGTGGTGCGGCTTTTTTCTATTAATGCGCCTAAAACACGCTGCTCTTCTGCTGATAAATCGGGTAGTGGTTTTACATCGTCCATATTATAAAAGTATAAATTGGTTAAGCATTTTGAAAATTATTTTGCTAACGATTTGTTTATAGAGAGTTACACAAAATATTGTTCCAAAGAGAAATTCTAATTTCTAAAACTTCTTATTCTTTGAAATTTTAAGCACATTTTTAATATGCTCAGCAACCGCTGCGCTTTGAATATTTTCTCCGGTTTCGATATACCGATTTACAGGCCCCTCACAATTAAGACAAAAACCTCTCAAAATAATATCATTCAATTTATTTAAATAAGATTTATAATTTGTAATGGTTGCTGTCTTTTTGCAAGTGCTACAATACGAATTTTCTAGTATAATATTGAGGTGCTTGTATTGCTCCAACATTATAATTTCTATATCGTAATCTTCAATTTCAATCTCTTTTTCCATAAATAAAAATGTACTATATTTTAGTAATCACAAACGACGTTCTACGGTTATTTTTTCTCCCCATTTCAGTTTTATTATCAGCAATCGGTTTATTTGCCCCAAAGCCCTTAAAGGTAAGCCTTTTTGCATCAATACTATTTTTGATCAAGTATTCGTAAACAGCATTGGCCCTGTTAAAAGATAACTTTTCATTCAATTTATCATCACCAACATTATCAGTATGCCCCTGAATTTCAATCTGTACTTTTTCATTTTGAGTCAAAAAATCAATAAGCAGATCCAATTCACGGATAGAGGCAGGTAAAAGATTAAATTTATTGGTATCGAAGAAAATGTTTCTTAAGGTTACATTTCCTCCTTGCTTTATTTTTTCAATGTAAACTTCAATCTGGTAAGGTTTATTAATGTCCCCAGCTTTGAGCTCAAAGTTTTCAGAGTAAAACATGTAGCCTTCTGCATTTACATTAAACAAATAATTACTTCCTACAGGCATTACAGCTAAAAATTGACCAGTTTCTGGATCGGTATAATCATCGAAAACAGTTTTATCGGCTTTCAGATCTACAACCTGAACGTTGCTTTCGATCGTTTTTTTAGTATCCAGGTCTCTTACAATTCCCTTCACATAAGATACCTTTAGCGGTTTAGCTATTTCAGGGATGCCAAAACTGTAAATATCCTGCATGCCATAACCAGCTTTTAAGTTTGATGAAAATAATCCTGAATTGCCATTGGCACTCACTACCAAACCGCTTTCATCTTCGAAAGAGTTGATTGGATAACCGATATTAATTGGCTTTTGCCACTTGCCTTCATTATCCATTCTGCTATAATAAATATCTTTATTCCCGAAACCTGGCCAACCATTAGAAGAAAAATACAAAGTTTTACCGTCTACGTGCAGAAAAGGGGTGTTTTCATCGAAAGCAGTATTGATCTCTGGACCGAGATTAATGGCTGGTCCCCATTTGGCATCATCGGTAATGGTACTTTTCCATATATCATAACCACCATACCCACCAGGCCGATTACTAATAAAATATAAAGTCCGTCCATCGGGGCTTATTGCAGGTTGTGATTCCCAAAATTCAGAATTAACGGGCTGACCAACATTATAAGGCTCACCCCAATCTTTCCCCTCACGGTGAGAAACATAAATATCACACCTGCCTAAACCATCTGGTCGGTTGCATCCTGTAAAAAACAGGTATTTCCCATCAGGCGAAATGGTTTGGGCACCTTCATTGTACTTAGTCGTATTAATCTTGCTTGACAAGGGAGTAGCAATACTCCATGAATTATTTTTAAGCTGTGACGTCCAGAAATCTTCATTTCCATTAACCTGGCGGGTAAAAACAAGGGTTTCGCCATCAGCAGTTATTGCAGGAAAGTATTCCGCATCGGTTGTATTTACAGCATCACCTAAATTTGTCGGACTATATTTTACCGGTTTCTTTATTGCAATAGCAGCAAAATCGCAGTCTAAGAGATATTTTTTTGCTCTTCTCGCTTGATCAGATGAAGAATCTTGCATCAAAAAATCACTAAAATGCTGTTTTGCTTTTAAATAATCCTGTGTGGCAAATTCTGTTTCTGCAAGGTTATAAATAACTTCGGGATCCACCGCTTTATTAATTAATATTGCTTTTTCATAAGCAGTTCTGGCCTCCTGATATTTCTTTTGTGCCTTGCAAACGCCGGCAAGCAGTATGTAAGCATTTTGAAATAAAGGATCAGCTTCAACAGCACTTTTTAAAGCCTGTTCTGCTGAGGGATAATCTTGCTTTTGAATAAACGGATTTGCTTTTTCGAAAAAGTTTTGTGCTTTTTTATTACCCGAAATCTGAGCAAACGCATTAACACTGAATAAGCTCAATAATAAGAATAGACAAAACCTCATACATTAACATTGGTTATTAAAGCTAATGTAAAATAATTTAAGGAATATTTAAAAACTTGTGTGTTTGCAAAGAAATCTCCCATTTAGGATTAGCCATTACATACTCAATAATTAGCGGCGTAATTTCTGCCGACTTAGACCATTCTGGCTGAAGATATAATTTACAGGTAGGAGATACCATTGCGGCATATTCTTCTGCCCATTTAAAATCACTTTTATTAAAAACGATAACCTTCAATTCGTGTGCAAATGGTGTAATATCTGGCCTTGGTGCTTTGAATTTCTTTGGCGACAAACAAATCCAATCCCAATTTCCGGAAAGTGGGTAGGCACCAGACGTTTCTATAAAGGTAAGGATACCTCTTTCTTTTAATTTGTTGGTTAAATAATCAAGATTATAAATTAAAGGTTCACCACCGGTAATTACAACAGCTTTACCTGGAAATTTATCGGCATTTTCGACAATAACATCTGATGAGGTAAGCGGATGCATTTCGGCGTCCCAGCTTTCTTTAACATCGCACCAGTGGCAACCCACGTCGCAGCCTCCTAAACGGATAAAATAAGCTGCTTTACCAGTATTAAATCCTTCACCCTGTATAGTATAAAATTCTTCCATTAAAGGAAGTAATGTGCCGTCTTCTGGTATTTCTTGTTTCATTTTTGAGGATGCAAATATCCTAAAAAAATATGGTGATGCTGTTCCTCTTTTGAAATTTAATAGAAAGATGAAACAAGAGTGATATTTATTTGCAGTATTTTAGCAGAATGAAGTGGTTTAAGGCGCTAAATAAGAATCAAATTCCTCAACCTGATACAATTAAAACAATTGAGCTTGCAGGAAAACAGATCTGTCTGATCAATATTGATGATAAAATTATTGCAACCCAATCTCATTGTCCACATGCTGGTGGCCATTTTAGTGGTGGCTGGTGCAAAAACGGAAACCTGGTTTGCCCAATCCATCGATATGAATATAGTTTAACTACAGGCAAGGGAGCCGAAGGACAGGGCGACTATATCAATATCTATCCAACTGAGTTACGTGAAGATGGTCTCTATATCGGTTTTGAAGAAAGCTGGTGGAGTAAACTTTGGGGATGATCTATTCCCGTCAGGCTGAATTTATTTCAACACCTCTTTAATTAAGCCCTGAAATAAATCCTATAGCTACCAGATCAGAGTGCCGAGTCTATTATAAAATCAATTTAGCAAATATCTTTTAAAAAATTCCTGACAGTTCAAAATTTCAATTTCTGAGAAATAAAAATCTTCAATATCTTCTGTGATAATACACTTACAATTAACAGATTTGGCAGCATAATATTCTAAACCATCTTCAAAATCGTGAATTGATTTGTTCGACAAGGTATCCAAAACACTTTTTGATGAATTTCCTGCAATCTTAATATGCTGGCAAAGCAAATCAATTTTCTGTTTAGCCAAATGTGATTTATGTTTTTTTTCAGCAAAATAAAATGCTATAGCTAAACAAAGTGGAGAAGTATAAATATCAAAATTTGGATGCGATGCTAAACTTAAAATTCTCGACGAGTAGATATAAAGCGGATATTCCTTATTCAATACAGAAACAAGAACATTCGCATCTAAAAATATCTCCATCGATTACTTTTTAGAAGAAAAAAATTCATCTTTTGAATCTTTACGGTTTGGCTTTGGCGTTTTTTTATACTCTACTTCACCCTCAGCAACCATACTCACCCAATCCGAAATGGGAAAGTCTTCTAAAGATTTGTACTCTTTAGCAGTAACCTGTGTTAATAGATGCTCTACTAGGCGAGAAAGACTGATGTTGTTTTCGGCAGCGTATTTTTTTGCCCTATCAACTACGTTTTGGTTAAAGCTTAATGTTAGTTTAACATCCATTGTCTTGTTGTTTTATAAAACAAACATACAAAATACACGTATAATTTAAAAATAGTATACGTAAAAAAAGCAGTTCAAATATATGAACTGCTTTTGTTTTTTGTTTTGGACTTTGTCTTAGACCTTCTGTCTTTAAGCCCTCAACGTTAAGAGTATATTTCTTTCCTGGCTGATGCCAATGTATTTTTTAATAAGCCAACAATCGTCATTAAACCAACACCACCTGGAACAGGCGTGATGTAAGAAGCCTTAGGCGCCACATTTTCAAAATCTACATCTCCAAATAACTTAAAGCCAGATTTGGTTTCTGTAGAAGTTTCCCTGTTGATACCTACATCTATAATGATAGCGCCAGGTTTTACCATATCAGCCGTAACAAAATTCTTTTTACCAATTGCGGCAATCACAATATCTGCTTGTAAGACCTGCTCTTTTAAATCTTTAGTACGTGAATGGGTAAGTGTTACGGTACAGTTGCCTGGATTTGCGTTACGGGCCATTAAAATG
This genomic interval carries:
- a CDS encoding SDR family oxidoreductase; its protein translation is MENQKVWFVTGASKGLGLTLVKTLLKNGINVAATSRNLNDLINAVGEQENFLPLSVDLINEESVETAVSQTISKFGQVDVVVNNAGYGMLGALEELSDKESRQNFDVNVFGSLNVIRKVLPQLRKQQSGHIFNISSIGGFSGNFPGFGIYCATKFAVVGFTESLAAEVKSLGIKATVVEPGYFRTAFLTEGSLAVPGSPIDAYKEVRDSQAAHQNDINNQQPGDPAKAVKVIIEAAKSENPPLHLFLGSDAYQVADAKIADVQRDMANWKYLATATNFDEVGA
- a CDS encoding SDR family NAD(P)-dependent oxidoreductase, which encodes MKKVWFITGASKGLGLSLVNQLLKAGQSVAATSRNIDELKKAVNADTGKFLPLAVNLADEQSVEDAIKATIAKFERIDVLINNAGYGIGGSIEELSDSETRNSFDVNVFGTLNVIRKASPYLRAQHSGHIINIASIAGIAGATGWAVYAAAKSAVIALSEVSAEDLKEFGIKVTVVAPGAFRTSFLTADSLMLAANPIAEYEEVRAIHSKYLKMDGQQVGDPEKAAAAMISLASMPNPPIHLLLGNDAFQRANTKIETLTKEFKDWKAITISTDFDN
- a CDS encoding AraC family transcriptional regulator; this translates as MNKPESIEDFYQNKFSFLPDNLQNGVGHFNVFKLEDCLRDDSKPMSYNRRDYYKICLTRGHNVYHYADKSIEINGTALIFFNPLVPYTWELATGNKSEVTGYFCIFTEAFFKEKIRGNIGDLPMFTPGGKPAYFLNEQQDKQIEAIFGKMFDEINTDYVYKYDLLRNYITEITHFALKTQPSESLFKHTDANTRITSVFTELLERQFPIETTTQRLTMRSAKDYAAQLSVHVNHLNRAIKETTGKTTTNYITDRLLSEAKALLKHTDWNISEIGYCLGFEEPTHFNNFFKKLTNHTPTSYRIV
- a CDS encoding TetR/AcrR family transcriptional regulator, encoding MTKAEKTRNFIVEKTAPIFNMKGYAGTSLNDITAATGLTKGSIYGNFANKDEVALAAFDYNLKNVSSTIDVEMNRQSSIKDKLLVYISIYQKFMDGSLSEGGCPVLNTAIDADDTHPELRGRVLKAVLDWKNKISKLVEAGIASKEINPDQNPKQIALTIIAMVEGGIMISKLTSKTEYWNLIMGSLKKYVESLG
- a CDS encoding SDR family oxidoreductase encodes the protein MKTSQNTVLLIGGTAGIGLEIAKQLTALDNHVIITGRNQERLDAAAASLQNVTTILSDVSKAEDVDQLVTRIKAEFPQLNIVINNAGRALLYNLADLKQDAFAHAEDEMLTNYLSIIRINQKLLPVLKQQETSAIVNVSSIVAYVPGITLPTYAASKAALHSYSTSLRLSLEETSVKVFELMPPLVDTEFSKEIGGHNGIKPSVVADELLAALANDEFEIRVGDTAKIYELFRQSPVDALNVMNADRKAWIDSVEQ
- the fabF gene encoding beta-ketoacyl-ACP synthase II encodes the protein MKRVVVTGLGAITPLGNTVEQFWQQILAGKSGIGPITKFDSSKFKTQFAGEVKDFNPEEYLEKKEIKKYDLFTQYAIGSSDQAIKDAGLDFSTMNDGQLAEVGVIWATGNGGIGTFESQLEEFHAGDGTPRFNPYFIPKMIVDIAAGAISIRHKLRGPNYCTVSACASSNTAIINAFDTIRLGKANVMIAGGSEAALTKSSVGGFNAAQALSKNNDDPQGASKPFDKDRDGFVMSEGAGALVLEELEHALLRGAHIYAEIVGGGMAADAYHLTGTPPDGIGAALGMTKALKDAGITADKIDYINAHATSTGLGDLSELQAINTVFKGLPVVIGATKSMTGHLLGAAGAVESVISILSIRDNVVPPTINTKNLDENIPKGLNFVLGESIKKEINYVLNNTFGFGGHTASTIFKKYEA
- a CDS encoding YceH family protein encodes the protein MDDVKPLPDLSAEEQRVLGALIEKSRTTPDYYPMTLNSLTAACNQKSSRNPVVNYDEETITLTLNQLKIKGLISTATGGSSRATKYKHNLAIVYPLLPSELAIICLLLLRGPLTPGEINSNSGRLYEFESIEEVLEQLQKLSDEEPAFVKQLPRKAGQKEARFVHLLGEQAETPIETETETMAASQFDPTELENRIEKLELEIEELKELVNLLMDK
- a CDS encoding OmpA family protein, producing the protein MRFCLFLLLSLFSVNAFAQISGNKKAQNFFEKANPFIQKQDYPSAEQALKSAVEADPLFQNAYILLAGVCKAQKKYQEARTAYEKAILINKAVDPEVIYNLAETEFATQDYLKAKQHFSDFLMQDSSSDQARRAKKYLLDCDFAAIAIKKPVKYSPTNLGDAVNTTDAEYFPAITADGETLVFTRQVNGNEDFWTSQLKNNSWSIATPLSSKINTTKYNEGAQTISPDGKYLFFTGCNRPDGLGRCDIYVSHREGKDWGEPYNVGQPVNSEFWESQPAISPDGRTLYFISNRPGGYGGYDIWKSTITDDAKWGPAINLGPEINTAFDENTPFLHVDGKTLYFSSNGWPGFGNKDIYYSRMDNEGKWQKPINIGYPINSFEDESGLVVSANGNSGLFSSNLKAGYGMQDIYSFGIPEIAKPLKVSYVKGIVRDLDTKKTIESNVQVVDLKADKTVFDDYTDPETGQFLAVMPVGSNYLFNVNAEGYMFYSENFELKAGDINKPYQIEVYIEKIKQGGNVTLRNIFFDTNKFNLLPASIRELDLLIDFLTQNEKVQIEIQGHTDNVGDDKLNEKLSFNRANAVYEYLIKNSIDAKRLTFKGFGANKPIADNKTEMGRKNNRRTSFVITKI
- a CDS encoding 7-carboxy-7-deazaguanine synthase QueE; the protein is MKQEIPEDGTLLPLMEEFYTIQGEGFNTGKAAYFIRLGGCDVGCHWCDVKESWDAEMHPLTSSDVIVENADKFPGKAVVITGGEPLIYNLDYLTNKLKERGILTFIETSGAYPLSGNWDWICLSPKKFKAPRPDITPFAHELKVIVFNKSDFKWAEEYAAMVSPTCKLYLQPEWSKSAEITPLIIEYVMANPKWEISLQTHKFLNIP
- a CDS encoding Rieske 2Fe-2S domain-containing protein, producing the protein MKWFKALNKNQIPQPDTIKTIELAGKQICLINIDDKIIATQSHCPHAGGHFSGGWCKNGNLVCPIHRYEYSLTTGKGAEGQGDYINIYPTELREDGLYIGFEESWWSKLWG
- a CDS encoding PIN domain-containing protein, with protein sequence MEIFLDANVLVSVLNKEYPLYIYSSRILSLASHPNFDIYTSPLCLAIAFYFAEKKHKSHLAKQKIDLLCQHIKIAGNSSKSVLDTLSNKSIHDFEDGLEYYAAKSVNCKCIITEDIEDFYFSEIEILNCQEFFKRYLLN
- a CDS encoding DUF6364 family protein, with translation MDVKLTLSFNQNVVDRAKKYAAENNISLSRLVEHLLTQVTAKEYKSLEDFPISDWVSMVAEGEVEYKKTPKPNRKDSKDEFFSSKK